The following is a genomic window from Hymenobacter monticola.
CAGGGCGGCGGCCGGCGCCAGAAGAAGGGCTCGAACCTGCGCATCAAGTTGAAGCTTGATTTGGAGGAAATCGCCAACGGCGTCGAGAAGAAAATTAAGGTGAAGCGCTACGTGGCCTGCCAGCCGTGCAGCGGCACCGGCGCCAAAAACGGCACCGACCTCAAAACCTGCCCCACCTGCCAGGGCCAGGGCCAAACCAAGCGCGTGGTGAACACCATGCTGGGCCAGATGGTGAGCAGCAGCACCTGCCCCACCTGCCACGGCGAGGGCAAAACCATTGTGAGCACCTGTGACGTGTGCAAAGGCGAAGGCCGCCAGTTGCACGAGGAAGTGATTCCCATCAACATCCCCGCCGGCGTGGCCAACGACATGCAACTGAGCATGAACGGCAAAGGCAACTTCCCCGAGCGCGGCGGTGTGCCCGGCGACCTGCTCATCCAGATTGAGGAAGAGCCGCACGAGTTCCTGAAGCGCGACGGCAACAACATCATGTTCGAACAGTACATCTCGTTCGTGGATGCTGCCTTGGGCGCCAACCTGGAAGTACCCACCATCGAGGGCAAGGTGAAAATCAAGGTGGACCCCGGCACCCAACCGGGCAAAATCCTGCGCCTGCGCGGCAAAGGCATCAAGGACATCAACGGCTACGGCCGCGGCGACCAGCTCATTCACCTGAACGTATGGACGCCTAAGAACGTGAGCAGCCAGGAGCGCGAGTTGCTGGAGAAGCTGCGCGATTCGGACAATTTCACGCCGCACCCCGGCAAGAACGAGAAAGGCTTCTTCGAGAAGGTGAAGGAGTATTTCCAGTAGGCCGCAAGC
Proteins encoded in this region:
- the dnaJ gene encoding molecular chaperone DnaJ; the encoded protein is MATKRDYYEVLGVAKNAEGDVIKSAYRKMAIKYHPDKNPDDPTAEDKFKEAAEAYEVLSNADKRARYDRYGHQGMGGGGGGGPQNMEDIFSQFGDIFGGGGGFEGFFGGGRQGGGRRQKKGSNLRIKLKLDLEEIANGVEKKIKVKRYVACQPCSGTGAKNGTDLKTCPTCQGQGQTKRVVNTMLGQMVSSSTCPTCHGEGKTIVSTCDVCKGEGRQLHEEVIPINIPAGVANDMQLSMNGKGNFPERGGVPGDLLIQIEEEPHEFLKRDGNNIMFEQYISFVDAALGANLEVPTIEGKVKIKVDPGTQPGKILRLRGKGIKDINGYGRGDQLIHLNVWTPKNVSSQERELLEKLRDSDNFTPHPGKNEKGFFEKVKEYFQ